The following are encoded together in the Arthrobacter sp. Y-9 genome:
- a CDS encoding ABC transporter substrate-binding protein produces the protein MSSARSTAAAAVVLLASVSVGLSACSDPGANAAGNKDASPAPSATVSGKVFNLTPQQDRFPVTADPAAAALVPDAVKADGKLTVAVSPFAAPLAVYANDDKTPVGNEVDIAFAVAEKLGLKAEVVPTTWENWPLGVASGKYEAVISNVTVTEERKEKFDFASYRSDKLGFYAKSDSSISSIEKPADVAGKKLIVGSGTNQESILLAWDAENKKNGLAPVQFQYYDDDSASSLALQSGRADLTLGPNATAAYKAAKTGQTKLVGLLDGGWPLKANIAVGTKKGNGFAKAAQTALNDLIKDGTYGKILDRWGLKEEGIPASELNPPGLPKK, from the coding sequence ATGAGCTCTGCAAGATCAACCGCTGCGGCCGCCGTCGTCCTCCTCGCCAGCGTTTCCGTGGGGCTCAGCGCCTGCTCAGACCCCGGCGCGAACGCCGCCGGGAACAAGGACGCGTCGCCCGCACCCTCCGCCACCGTCTCCGGCAAGGTCTTCAACCTGACGCCGCAGCAGGACCGCTTCCCCGTCACCGCCGATCCCGCGGCCGCCGCCCTCGTCCCGGACGCCGTGAAGGCCGACGGGAAGCTGACCGTCGCGGTCAGCCCCTTCGCGGCGCCGCTGGCCGTCTACGCCAACGACGACAAGACCCCCGTGGGCAACGAAGTCGACATCGCCTTCGCTGTCGCGGAGAAGCTCGGTCTCAAGGCGGAGGTCGTCCCCACCACCTGGGAGAACTGGCCGCTCGGCGTCGCCTCCGGCAAGTACGAGGCCGTCATCTCCAACGTCACCGTGACGGAGGAGCGCAAGGAGAAGTTCGACTTCGCCAGCTACCGCAGCGACAAGCTCGGCTTCTACGCCAAGAGCGACAGCTCCATCAGCTCGATCGAGAAGCCGGCCGACGTGGCGGGCAAGAAGCTCATCGTGGGCTCCGGCACCAACCAGGAGTCGATCCTGCTGGCCTGGGACGCCGAGAACAAGAAGAACGGCCTGGCCCCGGTCCAGTTCCAGTACTACGACGACGACTCGGCCTCGTCGCTGGCCCTCCAGTCCGGCCGCGCGGACCTCACCCTCGGTCCCAACGCGACCGCCGCCTACAAGGCGGCCAAGACGGGTCAGACGAAGCTCGTCGGACTGCTCGACGGCGGCTGGCCGCTGAAGGCGAACATCGCCGTCGGCACCAAGAAGGGCAACGGCTTCGCCAAGGCCGCGCAGACCGCCCTGAACGACCTCATCAAGGACGGCACCTACGGCAAGATCCTGGACCGCTGGGGCCTGAAGGAGGAGGGCATCCCCGCCTCCGAGCTGAACCCACCGGGCCTGCCGAAGAAGTAG
- a CDS encoding GAP family protein: MIIPGEAAGALLLLALTDSLSFGTLLVPVWLLMAPGRMRPGRIALYLGTVAVAYFAVGVVLMTGGGLLLKNASGLLDSTPAQFLQLLLGVTLLVLSFALDTKAARARAAERGAQSGRLRRWRDQAMGADSGAAALMGLAVSAVVVEIASMLPYLAATGIITTQTADQPTALLVLALYCLVIIAPALVLTAGRLFARRLVEAPLRRLDAWLTRSARSTTLWIIGIVGFLLAVHAAKALGWVA, from the coding sequence ATGATCATTCCCGGCGAAGCAGCGGGGGCACTGCTCCTGCTCGCCCTCACGGATTCCCTCAGCTTCGGCACACTCCTGGTGCCGGTGTGGCTGCTCATGGCGCCAGGACGGATGCGACCTGGACGGATCGCGCTGTACCTGGGGACGGTGGCGGTCGCGTACTTCGCCGTGGGTGTCGTGCTCATGACGGGCGGCGGTCTGCTGCTGAAGAACGCCTCCGGTCTGCTCGACTCCACCCCGGCGCAATTCCTCCAGCTCCTCCTCGGCGTGACGCTGCTGGTCCTCAGTTTCGCGCTGGACACCAAGGCCGCGAGGGCACGGGCCGCGGAGCGCGGGGCGCAGTCCGGGAGGCTGCGGCGCTGGCGCGACCAGGCCATGGGTGCGGACAGCGGGGCCGCCGCGCTCATGGGGCTCGCGGTGAGCGCCGTCGTCGTCGAGATCGCGTCGATGCTGCCGTATCTGGCGGCCACCGGCATCATCACGACGCAGACGGCGGACCAGCCGACGGCGCTCCTGGTCCTGGCGCTCTACTGCCTGGTGATTATCGCGCCCGCGCTGGTGCTCACCGCGGGCCGGCTGTTCGCGCGGCGGCTCGTCGAGGCGCCCTTGAGGCGACTCGATGCCTGGCTCACGCGCAGCGCACGCTCCACCACGCTCTGGATCATCGGAATCGTCGGGTTCCTGCTCGCCGTGCACGCCGCCAAGGCGCTCGGCTGGGTGGCGTGA
- a CDS encoding TetR family transcriptional regulator C-terminal domain-containing protein, whose amino-acid sequence MGYTPREERKARLAEAVWEIVLDQGISAVSVRTVAARAGVAVGSLRHLFPTQSELLEFSAELMVERATERVSALVPGTDLVEYVLAVISELLPLTPDTRREFELNMALIAETPGHPGLARARDDAHARLLDLFIRLAGFLRDEDPSGEGSRHDGRRLLALCDGLGLHLLHQPADADTGWAVVLIREELDRIRGADRVR is encoded by the coding sequence GTGGGATACACGCCGCGCGAGGAGCGCAAAGCACGACTGGCCGAGGCGGTCTGGGAGATCGTCCTGGACCAAGGCATCAGCGCCGTGTCGGTCCGAACGGTCGCGGCCCGGGCCGGGGTGGCCGTCGGTTCCTTGCGGCACTTGTTCCCGACGCAGTCCGAGCTGCTGGAGTTCTCCGCCGAACTCATGGTGGAGCGCGCCACGGAGCGGGTTTCGGCCTTGGTCCCGGGCACGGACCTAGTGGAGTACGTCCTCGCCGTGATCAGCGAACTCCTGCCGCTCACCCCGGACACCCGCCGCGAATTCGAACTCAACATGGCCCTGATCGCGGAGACCCCGGGTCACCCCGGACTCGCCCGCGCCCGCGACGACGCCCATGCCCGCCTCCTGGACCTGTTCATCCGGCTGGCCGGGTTCCTGCGGGACGAGGACCCGTCCGGGGAGGGCTCGCGCCATGACGGACGGCGCCTGCTCGCCCTTTGTGACGGCCTGGGACTCCATCTGCTGCATCAGCCGGCCGACGCGGACACCGGGTGGGCCGTCGTCCTGATCCGTGAGGAGCTCGACCGGATCCGGGGCGCCGATCGGGTCCGCTGA
- a CDS encoding LLM class flavin-dependent oxidoreductase: MTLKLSILDLATIGPGQSVKESLDGSVALAQLAEDAGYSRVWYAEHHNMASIASSATSVLIAHVAAHTKTIRLGAGGIMLPNHSPLTIAEQFGTLESLHPGRIDLGLGRAPGSDQNTMRALRRDPMAADTFPQDVQELQAFLGDSTLIPGVEATPGKGTHVPLYILGSSLFGAKLAAALGLPYAFASHFAPAALQDAVRIYREQFKPSAQLAEPYVIAGVNVVAADSTAQAQDLLRDALRQRVQTFFGRGHTFTDEEADLVLDAPQGQHLREMVKYSAVGEPAAVLEYLEGFAKHADADELIVAHQAPGTEAKLRSAELLGQIALGQG; encoded by the coding sequence ATGACCCTCAAGCTCTCCATCCTGGACCTCGCCACGATCGGCCCCGGCCAGAGTGTGAAGGAGAGCCTGGATGGCAGTGTGGCCCTGGCGCAGCTCGCGGAGGACGCCGGCTACAGCCGCGTCTGGTACGCCGAGCATCACAACATGGCCAGCATCGCGTCGTCGGCCACAAGCGTGCTGATCGCGCATGTCGCCGCCCACACGAAGACCATCCGCCTCGGCGCCGGTGGCATCATGCTGCCGAACCACTCGCCGCTGACCATCGCGGAGCAGTTCGGCACCCTCGAATCACTGCATCCCGGACGCATCGACCTCGGCCTGGGCCGCGCCCCCGGCAGCGACCAGAACACCATGCGGGCCCTCCGCCGCGACCCGATGGCCGCCGACACCTTCCCGCAGGACGTTCAGGAACTCCAGGCCTTCCTGGGTGACAGCACCCTGATCCCGGGCGTCGAGGCCACTCCGGGCAAGGGCACGCACGTGCCGCTGTACATCCTCGGATCCTCGCTGTTCGGCGCCAAGCTCGCTGCCGCGCTCGGTCTCCCGTACGCGTTCGCGTCCCATTTCGCCCCCGCCGCTTTGCAGGACGCGGTCCGCATCTACCGCGAGCAGTTCAAGCCCTCCGCGCAGCTGGCCGAGCCCTATGTGATCGCCGGCGTCAACGTCGTGGCCGCGGACTCCACGGCGCAGGCTCAGGATCTCCTCCGCGACGCGCTCCGCCAGCGCGTGCAGACCTTCTTCGGCCGCGGTCACACGTTCACGGACGAAGAGGCCGATCTGGTGCTCGATGCCCCGCAGGGCCAGCACCTGCGGGAGATGGTGAAGTACTCCGCCGTGGGCGAGCCCGCAGCTGTTCTGGAGTACCTCGAGGGCTTCGCGAAGCACGCCGACGCCGACGAGCTGATCGTCGCCCACCAGGCCCCGGGCACCGAGGCCAAGCTGCGCTCCGCCGAACTGCTGGGCCAGATCGCGCTCGGCCAGGGCTGA
- a CDS encoding acylphosphatase has translation MERIRLLITGRVQAVGYRFAMCQAAEEIGVSGWVRNRADGSVEAEAEGDQKRLADLVAWAHHGPRWARVDAVRSEPVPPTGGTGFDVLPDA, from the coding sequence ATGGAGCGGATTCGACTGTTGATCACGGGGCGGGTCCAGGCCGTGGGCTACCGCTTCGCCATGTGCCAGGCGGCCGAGGAGATCGGCGTGAGCGGCTGGGTGCGGAACCGTGCCGATGGCTCCGTCGAGGCCGAAGCCGAGGGCGATCAGAAGCGCCTCGCCGACCTCGTGGCGTGGGCGCACCACGGGCCTCGCTGGGCCCGGGTCGATGCGGTCCGGTCCGAGCCGGTGCCGCCGACCGGGGGAACCGGCTTCGACGTCCTGCCGGACGCGTGA
- a CDS encoding LysR family transcriptional regulator produces the protein MDLQQMRYVVGIAETGSFTRAAARNFVVQSALSHQVAALERELGVQLFVRSSRQVRLTEAGEAFLPHARAALDAADRARNEAAAAQGVVRGTLRIGVIPTVTAVDLPAVLRECRTRFPELVLAARVANSEEMIEEVRAGTLDIGFLGLLDGTRVEGVAQRVLTRDTLAATLAPEHPLATRDRLSLAELAEEPFADFPRTSAGRKQSDAAFARAGVERQVAYELGSMDLTRELIVSGLAVALLPSRYAAAMPGVVVVPLVEETVRHEILIWDRLHPSPAARAFTELVAELRTP, from the coding sequence ATGGACTTGCAGCAGATGCGGTACGTCGTCGGCATTGCGGAGACCGGGAGCTTCACCCGCGCCGCGGCCCGGAACTTCGTGGTGCAATCGGCCCTGAGTCACCAGGTGGCGGCGTTGGAACGCGAACTCGGCGTACAGTTGTTCGTGCGCTCCAGCCGCCAGGTCCGGCTCACGGAGGCCGGCGAGGCGTTCCTCCCCCATGCCCGTGCCGCACTCGATGCCGCGGACCGGGCCCGGAACGAGGCGGCGGCGGCCCAGGGCGTGGTCCGCGGCACCCTCCGGATCGGCGTGATCCCGACCGTCACGGCCGTGGACCTCCCCGCCGTGCTGCGGGAATGCCGGACGCGTTTTCCGGAACTCGTGCTCGCGGCACGGGTCGCGAACAGCGAGGAGATGATCGAGGAGGTCCGGGCCGGGACCCTGGACATCGGCTTCCTGGGACTCCTTGACGGCACGCGCGTGGAGGGCGTGGCGCAGCGTGTCCTGACACGGGACACCCTGGCGGCGACCCTCGCTCCGGAGCACCCCCTCGCCACACGGGACAGGCTCTCCCTCGCCGAACTCGCGGAGGAGCCGTTCGCCGACTTCCCGCGTACCTCCGCGGGGCGCAAACAGAGCGACGCGGCGTTCGCGCGGGCCGGCGTCGAACGCCAAGTGGCCTACGAGCTGGGCTCCATGGACCTGACCCGCGAACTGATCGTCAGCGGCCTCGCCGTGGCGCTCCTGCCGAGCCGGTACGCGGCGGCGATGCCCGGCGTCGTCGTGGTGCCGCTCGTCGAGGAGACCGTGCGGCACGAGATCCTCATCTGGGACCGGCTGCACCCGAGTCCGGCGGCGCGCGCGTTCACGGAACTCGTCGCGGAACTGCGCACGCCCTGA
- a CDS encoding EamA family transporter, producing the protein MTTSPALETPVGPGAPNAGVPRSTGTPASGPASRRRALPLALVTVLAALAPLSWGTTYLVTTDFLPAGHPLFAGLARALPAGLVALALGRALPHGVWWFRAAVLGLLNIGFFFPLLFISAAHLPGGVAATLGAAQPLLVAFLAVAVLQEKLVFWRLAWAVVGAVGVGFVVLGRSAGLDAVGVLAGLAGTASMGLGVVLTKKWGRPAGVRPLAMTGWQLTAGGLFLLPLTLLVEGLPADVGPRALGGYLWLGLVGGLLAYALWFWAIGKLPVTRASLLGFLSPLMAAGLGVLVKGETFGPLQVVGLILAFGAMLLGQLGGWRLRR; encoded by the coding sequence ATGACCACTTCACCAGCTCTGGAAACGCCCGTCGGACCCGGTGCGCCGAACGCCGGCGTGCCCCGCTCGACCGGCACCCCCGCCTCCGGCCCGGCTTCGCGGCGTCGTGCGCTGCCCCTGGCACTCGTGACCGTGCTCGCGGCGCTGGCGCCTCTGTCCTGGGGCACCACCTACCTGGTGACCACCGACTTCCTGCCCGCCGGTCACCCGCTGTTCGCGGGGCTGGCCCGCGCGCTGCCCGCCGGGCTGGTGGCGCTCGCCCTCGGCCGCGCGCTGCCGCATGGCGTGTGGTGGTTCCGGGCGGCCGTCCTGGGGCTGCTGAACATCGGCTTCTTCTTCCCGCTCCTGTTCATCTCCGCCGCGCATCTGCCGGGTGGGGTGGCCGCGACGCTCGGTGCCGCGCAGCCCCTGCTCGTGGCCTTCCTCGCGGTCGCGGTGCTCCAGGAGAAGCTGGTCTTCTGGCGGCTCGCGTGGGCCGTGGTGGGTGCGGTCGGCGTGGGCTTCGTGGTCCTGGGGCGGTCCGCCGGGCTCGACGCCGTGGGAGTCCTCGCGGGTCTCGCGGGCACCGCTTCGATGGGCCTGGGCGTGGTGCTGACCAAGAAGTGGGGGCGTCCGGCAGGCGTCCGACCGCTCGCGATGACCGGCTGGCAGCTGACCGCCGGCGGACTCTTCCTCCTCCCGCTCACGCTGCTGGTGGAGGGCCTGCCCGCCGACGTCGGCCCCCGCGCCCTGGGCGGCTACCTCTGGCTGGGGCTCGTCGGCGGACTGCTGGCCTACGCGCTGTGGTTCTGGGCCATCGGGAAACTGCCGGTCACGCGGGCCTCGCTCCTCGGCTTCCTCTCGCCCCTCATGGCGGCCGGGCTGGGGGTCCTGGTCAAGGGTGAGACGTTCGGGCCGCTGCAGGTGGTCGGGCTGATCCTGGCCTTTGGGGCGATGCTGCTCGGACAGCTGGGAGGGTGGCGTCTCCGTCGCTGA
- a CDS encoding AEC family transporter, giving the protein MLGVLAGFFVVWAIIGVGWFVGRRGILGPNAGQTLSRLAFFVASPALLFETLSKARLEDVLGPQLAVAAISGTAVGIAYLLVSKLLLKRDSPESIIGAMSASQANSANLGIPIAVYVLGDASYVAPLLIFQLAFYNPLNLMLLDATLGGRSTRQNPVLKFFLIILRNPVIVASALALALSALHLRLPDLVLQPIHFIGGAAVPAMLMSFGMSLNGNRPLSAASGRRTDILVASSFKLLLHPVLAFLAAHFILGLDGHALFAATIAGALPTAQNVFVAANRYQQGVTVAKDTVLITTIIAVPAMLVIAAFLH; this is encoded by the coding sequence GTGTTGGGAGTTCTCGCCGGTTTCTTCGTGGTCTGGGCCATCATCGGGGTGGGCTGGTTCGTCGGCCGACGCGGGATCCTCGGTCCGAACGCCGGCCAGACCCTCAGTCGGCTCGCCTTTTTCGTCGCCAGCCCCGCACTGCTGTTCGAGACCCTGTCCAAGGCGCGCCTCGAGGACGTGCTCGGACCCCAGCTCGCGGTGGCGGCCATCAGCGGCACCGCCGTCGGGATCGCGTACCTCCTGGTCAGCAAGCTTCTCCTGAAGCGCGACAGCCCGGAGAGCATCATCGGCGCGATGAGCGCCAGCCAGGCGAACAGCGCCAACCTCGGCATCCCGATCGCGGTCTACGTGCTCGGCGACGCCTCGTACGTCGCTCCCCTGCTGATCTTCCAGCTGGCCTTCTACAACCCGCTGAACCTGATGCTCCTGGATGCGACGCTCGGCGGGCGCAGCACGCGGCAGAACCCCGTGCTCAAGTTCTTCCTGATCATCCTCAGGAACCCGGTGATCGTGGCGTCGGCCCTCGCCCTGGCGCTCTCCGCACTGCACCTCCGGCTCCCGGATCTGGTGCTGCAGCCGATCCACTTCATCGGCGGCGCGGCTGTCCCCGCGATGCTCATGTCGTTCGGCATGTCCCTGAACGGGAACCGGCCGCTGTCAGCCGCAAGCGGGCGCCGCACGGACATCCTGGTGGCGTCGTCCTTCAAGCTGCTGCTCCACCCGGTGCTCGCGTTCCTGGCGGCGCACTTCATCCTGGGCCTCGACGGCCACGCCCTGTTCGCAGCCACGATCGCCGGGGCACTGCCCACCGCGCAGAACGTGTTCGTCGCGGCGAACCGCTACCAGCAAGGCGTGACGGTAGCCAAGGACACGGTGCTGATCACCACGATCATCGCCGTCCCGGCCATGCTCGTGATCGCCGCATTCCTGCACTGA
- a CDS encoding class C sortase produces MMIIAALGLALLIYPQAGDWFSTISHNTQLSGYSQDVNNLEPSVRSRLLNDAREYNSKIPVGQLLDPYSQAAASAPSGAQHDQYEQQLNVNNDGVIGQLSYPALNIDLAIYHGTGDDVLGKGVGHLFGSSLPVGGPGTHSVLTSHSGIPNAELFTPLHQAKEGQVFYIKVLDRTFVYQVEKIEVVQPDDISSLKVVPGKDQVTLITCTPIGVNSNRLLLHASRIADLPQDDPQQQTLAGRQSTLAFPYWALLYVAGLLAFYIGARYWNRRGSRAQARQLKGSQEPTSPEPPLESQ; encoded by the coding sequence ATGATGATCATCGCAGCCCTTGGACTCGCCCTGCTGATCTACCCCCAAGCCGGAGACTGGTTCAGCACCATCTCGCACAACACTCAGCTCTCCGGATACTCCCAAGATGTGAACAACCTGGAGCCTTCCGTTCGAAGCCGGCTGCTCAACGACGCTCGCGAATACAACTCGAAAATTCCTGTCGGCCAGTTGCTGGATCCTTATTCGCAGGCAGCAGCCTCGGCGCCCTCGGGCGCCCAACACGACCAGTACGAACAGCAGTTGAATGTCAATAACGACGGGGTCATCGGGCAGCTCAGCTACCCTGCCCTGAACATCGACCTCGCCATTTATCACGGCACCGGCGATGATGTTCTGGGAAAGGGCGTCGGGCACCTGTTCGGGTCGTCGCTTCCCGTCGGAGGGCCAGGAACGCACAGTGTCCTGACCTCGCATTCGGGAATCCCGAATGCGGAACTCTTCACTCCTCTGCACCAGGCCAAAGAGGGGCAAGTCTTCTACATCAAGGTTCTTGACCGCACTTTCGTCTACCAGGTCGAGAAGATCGAAGTGGTCCAACCAGACGACATCTCCTCCCTCAAAGTCGTCCCCGGCAAGGATCAGGTGACCCTGATCACCTGCACCCCGATCGGAGTCAACTCCAACAGACTCCTCCTCCACGCCTCACGTATTGCAGACCTCCCCCAAGACGATCCGCAACAGCAGACGCTGGCCGGCCGGCAAAGCACCCTCGCTTTCCCCTATTGGGCTCTCCTGTACGTCGCAGGGCTCCTCGCCTTCTATATTGGCGCTCGATATTGGAATCGCCGCGGCTCCCGCGCCCAGGCTCGACAGCTCAAGGGTTCACAAGAGCCGACCTCCCCCGAACCACCCTTAGAGTCGCAATGA
- a CDS encoding SpaH/EbpB family LPXTG-anchored major pilin, which produces MKPSKARRAILASLAAIATAGMFAFGLGGANAANISNIDPNQTATLSIHKFETPSTPTGLPNDGTALTPAQLAALTPMPGVTFTVQPINGIDLTTNAGWTAAAALTPTTAAAQAGAGTTVTTDASGNATLSGLPLGLYLVTETSYPAGVTPSAPFLVTLPLTNPTDTSSWLYNVNVYPKNSVTTATKTVNDANAIKLGDPVSWTIKADIPDGNPVDGYKITDQLDTKLTYSSATVSLSNGAALTSGTDYTVVYDSTTHTLTVNFTTSGLAILTANATAQVVVDVNTTVNTVGEISNTAVVYPNAASFNVTPGQPGGPIVTPPVVTKWGDIVLHKQDSKTQASLAGATFQVYPTQADAQAGTNAITINGVSSWTTDASGNLVISGLRYSNWVNGAAVNPGDPGYQSYWLVETQAPTGYELLAQPVETTVTSSDPSVVTVTIDNVPHNAGFQLPFTGGPGTWALTGGGILLLTGAVLFFVFANRRKNAAEAKEAEVA; this is translated from the coding sequence ATGAAACCATCGAAGGCAAGGCGGGCCATCCTGGCTTCGCTGGCCGCAATAGCCACCGCAGGAATGTTTGCCTTCGGTCTCGGAGGCGCGAACGCGGCCAACATCTCCAACATCGACCCGAACCAGACCGCGACGCTCTCGATCCACAAGTTCGAGACGCCCAGCACGCCGACGGGTCTGCCCAACGACGGCACTGCCCTCACCCCGGCGCAGCTGGCGGCCCTGACCCCGATGCCGGGTGTGACGTTCACGGTGCAGCCCATCAACGGGATTGATCTGACCACCAATGCCGGGTGGACGGCGGCGGCGGCTCTGACCCCGACGACAGCCGCAGCGCAGGCAGGCGCCGGCACCACCGTCACGACGGATGCCTCAGGTAATGCCACTCTCTCGGGTCTGCCTCTGGGCCTCTACCTGGTCACTGAAACCAGCTACCCGGCGGGTGTGACCCCGTCGGCTCCGTTCCTGGTGACGCTGCCTCTGACGAACCCGACGGACACCAGCAGCTGGCTGTACAACGTGAACGTCTACCCGAAGAACTCGGTAACGACCGCAACGAAGACGGTCAACGACGCCAACGCCATCAAACTCGGCGATCCGGTGAGCTGGACCATCAAGGCGGACATCCCCGATGGGAACCCGGTGGACGGTTACAAGATCACCGACCAGCTGGACACCAAGCTGACCTACAGCAGCGCAACGGTGTCGCTGAGCAACGGGGCAGCCCTGACCTCCGGTACGGACTACACCGTGGTCTACGACTCCACCACGCACACGCTGACGGTGAACTTCACCACCAGTGGCCTGGCGATCCTGACCGCTAACGCCACTGCTCAGGTCGTCGTCGACGTCAACACCACGGTCAACACGGTGGGCGAGATCTCCAACACCGCTGTCGTCTACCCGAACGCGGCCAGCTTCAACGTCACCCCGGGCCAGCCCGGGGGCCCGATCGTCACCCCGCCGGTCGTCACCAAGTGGGGCGACATCGTGCTGCACAAGCAGGACTCCAAGACCCAGGCCAGCCTGGCCGGTGCGACCTTCCAGGTCTACCCGACCCAGGCCGATGCTCAGGCAGGCACCAACGCAATCACTATTAATGGTGTGAGCTCCTGGACCACCGATGCCAGCGGCAACCTGGTCATCTCCGGTCTCCGGTACTCCAACTGGGTCAACGGTGCGGCCGTGAACCCGGGGGATCCCGGATACCAGTCCTACTGGCTCGTAGAAACTCAGGCCCCGACCGGTTACGAGCTCCTGGCCCAGCCTGTGGAGACCACGGTGACGAGCTCGGACCCGTCCGTGGTGACCGTGACCATCGATAACGTGCCGCACAACGCCGGATTCCAGCTGCCCTTCACTGGTGGCCCCGGCACCTGGGCTCTGACCGGCGGTGGGATCCTCCTGCTCACCGGCGCGGTCCTGTTCTTCGTGTTCGCTAACCGTCGCAAGAACGCCGCGGAAGCCAAGGAAGCCGAAGTCGCCTAA